ACCAGGTGATTGATACCTGGACCCAGACCACGTCGCGTGTTGCCGAGGAAATGTTCGACAACCTGGCGGCGCAAAACCAGGGTTTCAACCCGATCTTCATGATGGCCGACTCCGGCGCTCGCGGTTCCAAAGAGCAGATTCGCCAGTTGGCGGGGATGCGCGGTCTGATGGCCAAGCCGCAGAAGAAGATTACCGGTGGTGTCGGCGAGATTATAGAAACCCCGGTTACGTCCAACTTCCGCGAAGGTCTGACCGTGCAGGAGTACTTCATCTCCACGCACGGTGCGCGCAAAGGTCTGGCCGATACGGCGCTGAAAACCGCCGACGCCGGTTATCTGACGCGGCGTCTGGTCGACGTGGCCCAGGACATGATCGTCAAGGAAGTGGACTGCGGAACCATTCTCGGTCTCGATGTCGCCGCTCTGAAAGAGGGCGAGGAAATCATCGAGTCGCTGCGTGACCGCGTGCTTGGTCGAGTCGCCCTGGAAGACGTGATCGATCCTATTTCGAACGAGATGATCGTCGAAGCGGGTGACGAGATAAAAGAAGATGCGGCCGAGCGAATCGAGGATGCCGGCATCGAAACCGTCCGCATCCGCTCAGTGCTGACCTGTGAGGCCAAGCTCGGTGTGTGCGCCAAGTGCTACGGCCGAAACCTGGCCAGCATGCAAATGGTCGATATCGGCGAGGCAGTCGGCGTGATTGCGGCCCAATCGATCGGCGAGCCGGGCACCCAGTTGACGCTGCGCACTTTCCACATCGGCGGTACGGCAGCTCGTATTGCGGAACAGTCCCAAGTCGAGGCCCGGTACAACGGCACCATCCACCTCGAGAATGTCCAGCTTGTTGATCGTGACGACGGCACATCGGTAGTGACCAGCCGTGACGGCGCCGGCGAGGCGCATATAATCGACGACAACCAGCGCGTGCGNNNNNNNNNNATCAAAGATCAGCAGAAGGTCGCGTCCGGCGATATCGTCTTTGAGTGGGATCCTTACACCGGGACGATCGTAGCCGAGCGCGGCGGCAAGATCAAATTCAAGGATATCATCAGGGATATCACAGTACGCGAGGAGATCGACGATCAAACCGGCCTCCGCCAGTTGAAGATCATCGAACAGCGCGACAAGACCATGTTCCCGACCATCCAGATTGTCGGGGCGGGCGGTCGCGCCGTGGCCAGCTACCGTATCCCGACCGAGGCCCAGTTGCAGGTCCAGGACGGACAGGATGTCCAGCCGGGCGATCACCTGGTCAAAATGCCGCGTATGATTGCGCGCTCGCGTGATATCACCGGCGGTCTGCCGCGCGTCGCCGAGCTGTTCGAGGCCCGTCGCCCGCACGACCCGGCAGTCATCACAGAGGTTGACGGGACGGTCGAATTCGGGAAGATCGTCCGTGGCCAGCAGCAGATTATCGTCAAGGATGAATCCGGCGATGCCCGTGAGTATCTTGTTCCCCACGGCAAGCATATGATGGTCCACGACGGGGACCAGGTCCGCGCCGGTGACCGCCTGTGCGAAGGCTCGGTGGACCCGCACGACATCCTCAAGATTCTGGGCGTGTACGAAGTGCAGGCGTATCTCGTCAACGAGATTCAGGAAGTCTATCGTCTGCAGGGCGTGAAGATCAATGACAAGCACATTGAGATCATCGTCCGCCAGATGCTCCAGAAGGTCCTGATCGACCACCCTGGGGACACCAACTTTCTTGAGGGTGAAAAGGTCGACAAAGTGAAGTTTCTCGAAGAAAACGCGCGCATCATCGCCGAGGGCGGCGAGCCGGCTACCGCCGAGCCGTTGCTGCTGGGTATCACGCGCGCGTCGCTCTCGACCGAGAGCTTCATTTCCGCGGCGTCATTCCAGGAGACCACCAAGGTCCTGACCGAAGCCGCCGTAGCCGGAAAAGTAGACCATCTCCTCGGACTGAAGGAAAACGTTATCATCGGGCATTTGATTCCGGCGGGCACAGGTATCGAGAGGTACCGCGGTGTCGCCATCCAGTACGAGGACGAGGAGGAAATTGAAATTGTGCCGGCCGCGGGCGAGGCTAAGGAATCGGTGGCCGACATTTTCAAGGAAAATGCGTGATTCTGACCAAAAGGTCTTGACAAACCGAACCTTGTAGATAAATTGCGGGTCCTTTTTGGTTTATAGTACGAGTATGTTTGTTAGGAGCGATTTTGCCGACATTTAATCAGCTTATCCGAAAGGGTCGCAAGCGGATACAAGGTAAGACCAAGACTCCGGCCATGGGCCGGTGCCCGCAGAAACGAGGAGTTTGCACTCGCGTGTATACCTCCACTCCCAAGAAGCCGAACTCGGCTTTGAGAAAAGTCGCCCGCGTTCGTCTGACTAACAAGATGGAAGTCACGGCCTATATCCCGGGCGAAGGGCAC
This portion of the Candidatus Zixiibacteriota bacterium genome encodes:
- a CDS encoding DNA-directed RNA polymerase subunit beta', producing IKDQQKVASGDIVFEWDPYTGTIVAERGGKIKFKDIIRDITVREEIDDQTGLRQLKIIEQRDKTMFPTIQIVGAGGRAVASYRIPTEAQLQVQDGQDVQPGDHLVKMPRMIARSRDITGGLPRVAELFEARRPHDPAVITEVDGTVEFGKIVRGQQQIIVKDESGDAREYLVPHGKHMMVHDGDQVRAGDRLCEGSVDPHDILKILGVYEVQAYLVNEIQEVYRLQGVKINDKHIEIIVRQMLQKVLIDHPGDTNFLEGEKVDKVKFLEENARIIAEGGEPATAEPLLLGITRASLSTESFISAASFQETTKVLTEAAVAGKVDHLLGLKENVIIGHLIPAGTGIERYRGVAIQYEDEEEIEIVPAAGEAKESVADIFKENA
- the rpsL gene encoding 30S ribosomal protein S12, which translates into the protein MPTFNQLIRKGRKRIQGKTKTPAMGRCPQKRGVCTRVYTSTPKKPNSALRKVARVRLTNKMEVTAYIPGEGHNLQEHSIVLIRGGRVKDLPGVRYHIIRGTMDTAGVADRTKSRSKYGTKRPKK